Proteins encoded together in one Leptospira meyeri window:
- the hslU gene encoding ATP-dependent protease ATPase subunit HslU, with the protein MTYPTILAEVAGSPNPAEELTPRQIVEKLDEHIIGQTKAKRAVAVALRNRSRRRKLDESLKEEIYPKNIIMIGPTGVGKTEIARRLSKLCGAPFLKVEATKYTEVGYVGRDVESMIRDLAMGALNLVKAEFRDRVKDKAVEKAEEIILDAILPPIFHKKEEDLNPEEKERQTSYKESREKFREKLRKGILNEQEIEIDIPKPSQTTGMPMLQVFGAGNMEDMDNQLQSLLGDLMPKKTGKRKVKIIDAGKLLTESEAEKLIDADKIQSEAVRRVEEMGIIFLDEIDKIAGREGRQGADVSREGVQRDLLPIVEGSTVNTKIGPIKTDHILFIAAGAFHMTKPSDLIPELQGRFPIRVELETLTESDFIKILTTPKSSLTKQYEALLATEGVKIEYTTDGIAEIAKLAFQMNEKNENIGARRLNTIMEKLLEDTSFDAPDLPENQKQVVINESYVSSKLKGIIEDKDLSRFIL; encoded by the coding sequence ATGACATACCCAACCATTCTTGCAGAAGTTGCGGGTTCTCCAAACCCTGCTGAGGAATTAACTCCTCGTCAAATTGTAGAAAAGTTAGATGAACATATCATTGGGCAAACCAAAGCAAAACGAGCTGTTGCGGTTGCCCTTAGAAATCGTTCTAGACGCCGTAAACTTGACGAATCTCTTAAAGAAGAAATTTATCCAAAAAACATCATCATGATCGGACCTACAGGTGTGGGGAAAACGGAAATAGCTCGTCGTCTGTCTAAGTTATGTGGTGCACCCTTTCTGAAAGTAGAAGCCACAAAGTATACGGAAGTGGGTTATGTTGGTCGTGACGTAGAATCAATGATCCGTGATCTCGCAATGGGTGCGTTAAATTTGGTGAAAGCCGAATTTCGTGACCGTGTGAAAGACAAAGCCGTTGAAAAAGCAGAAGAAATAATTCTCGATGCCATTTTACCTCCCATCTTCCATAAAAAAGAAGAAGATCTAAATCCAGAAGAAAAAGAAAGGCAGACTAGTTATAAAGAATCCAGAGAAAAGTTTAGGGAGAAACTTCGCAAAGGAATCTTAAACGAACAAGAAATCGAAATCGATATTCCAAAACCCAGTCAAACAACCGGTATGCCCATGTTGCAAGTGTTTGGTGCCGGTAATATGGAAGACATGGACAACCAGTTGCAAAGTTTACTCGGTGATTTGATGCCGAAAAAAACCGGCAAACGAAAAGTAAAAATAATTGATGCTGGGAAACTCCTTACCGAATCGGAAGCAGAAAAACTAATCGATGCAGACAAAATCCAATCAGAAGCCGTACGTCGTGTGGAAGAGATGGGGATTATCTTTTTAGATGAGATCGATAAAATTGCCGGTCGCGAAGGAAGGCAAGGTGCCGACGTGTCCCGGGAAGGAGTACAAAGAGACTTACTTCCGATAGTCGAAGGATCCACTGTGAATACAAAGATTGGACCGATCAAAACAGATCACATTCTTTTTATTGCGGCTGGTGCCTTTCATATGACGAAACCCTCAGACCTTATTCCTGAACTTCAGGGAAGATTTCCGATTCGTGTGGAACTGGAAACTCTCACCGAATCTGATTTTATTAAAATCCTTACCACACCTAAGTCATCTCTCACCAAACAATATGAAGCTCTTCTTGCCACAGAAGGCGTGAAGATTGAATACACAACCGATGGGATTGCAGAAATTGCCAAATTGGCCTTTCAAATGAATGAAAAAAATGAGAACATTGGTGCAAGAAGACTCAATACCATTATGGAAAAACTTCTGGAAGATACTAGTTTTGATGCACCGGATTTACCAGAAAATCAAAAACAAGTAGTCATTAATGAAAGTTATGTGTCTTCAAAATTAAAAGGAATCATTGAAGATAAGGACTTAAGCCGGTTTATTCTGTAA
- a CDS encoding chorismate-binding protein produces MIQVSEITWESFEKEYRKIGGFLFEDSSSEPGYTLCDWYFDLQEEVEILYAKTEPVAETIENNLSKLDDLREKGFYPCGAFFFELGYFFIEGLDLNHSPLPEGTPLLQYSIYKQKKRIKYPNPSPPHFGKTELKNSNVLWDKETYKLRFEKTREALLLGESYELNLCFSVSLSIEGDLFLYYQSLKAKQKTSYSVYYPFFHTRTLSLSPELFFEIKGNQIQTEPMKGTNLRGFTSKQDEENKTILQSSAKERAENVMITDLYRNDLGRIAKQGTVQVTDLFLVKGLETVWQMVSKVEAKLKNPFAWFPVLKALFPSGSVIGAPKKRSFELVRELENTNRGLYTGSLFVSEMLDGFPWIRSNVSIRTLHLKKDENLWKGNYGVGSGITVLSDAEAEYNECLAKLKFITNPNTSSFEILETLRFRKGHYFLLNLHLERMKRTANRFGYPFSKQKAKATLKTLTDGSNDTLRIRLLLGERGEFHGETFSFFKQKKRPTIRLGLASRPIDSKNLFLYHKTTNRSFYHEMLEDCKTKSIDDCILFDQENRILETNLRNLFLRKGKDWFTPSLETGGLPGVFREAIIRKGWVKETVLYKSDLEKADEILVGNSLRGFERVDLVL; encoded by the coding sequence TTGATACAGGTTTCAGAAATCACTTGGGAATCTTTTGAAAAAGAATACCGAAAAATTGGAGGTTTTCTTTTTGAAGATTCCAGTTCCGAACCGGGTTATACCCTTTGCGATTGGTATTTTGATTTACAAGAGGAAGTAGAAATCCTCTACGCAAAGACAGAACCAGTCGCAGAAACAATAGAAAACAACTTATCCAAGTTAGACGATCTTAGAGAAAAAGGTTTTTATCCATGTGGTGCCTTTTTTTTCGAACTTGGATACTTTTTTATCGAAGGTTTGGATCTAAACCATTCTCCTCTTCCAGAAGGGACACCTCTCCTCCAGTATTCCATTTACAAACAAAAAAAAAGAATCAAGTATCCAAATCCCTCACCTCCCCACTTTGGGAAAACGGAATTAAAAAATAGTAATGTCTTATGGGATAAAGAAACTTATAAGTTACGCTTCGAAAAAACAAGAGAAGCGCTTTTACTTGGTGAAAGTTACGAATTAAATTTATGTTTTTCAGTTTCCCTTTCAATCGAAGGAGATTTGTTTTTATACTACCAATCTTTAAAGGCAAAACAAAAAACCAGTTACTCTGTTTATTATCCTTTTTTTCATACAAGGACTTTATCCTTATCGCCGGAATTGTTTTTTGAAATCAAAGGTAACCAAATCCAAACAGAACCAATGAAAGGAACCAACCTTCGAGGTTTCACATCAAAACAAGACGAAGAAAACAAAACCATCCTACAATCCTCTGCTAAAGAAAGAGCGGAAAATGTAATGATTACCGATTTGTATCGAAATGATTTAGGAAGAATCGCAAAACAAGGAACAGTCCAAGTAACAGATCTTTTTTTAGTGAAAGGTCTGGAAACAGTTTGGCAAATGGTTTCCAAAGTAGAAGCCAAATTAAAAAATCCCTTTGCCTGGTTTCCCGTCCTAAAGGCTCTTTTTCCTTCTGGATCTGTGATTGGAGCTCCCAAAAAAAGATCCTTTGAACTTGTAAGAGAATTGGAAAATACAAATAGAGGATTGTACACGGGATCATTATTCGTTTCAGAAATGTTAGATGGATTTCCTTGGATTCGATCCAATGTTTCCATTAGAACCTTACATCTCAAAAAAGACGAGAATCTATGGAAAGGAAACTATGGAGTGGGAAGCGGAATTACAGTTCTTTCCGATGCCGAGGCTGAATACAACGAATGCCTAGCAAAATTAAAATTTATCACAAACCCAAACACTTCCAGTTTTGAAATATTGGAAACTTTACGATTTAGAAAGGGACATTATTTTTTATTAAATTTGCACCTAGAAAGAATGAAACGAACTGCAAATCGATTTGGTTATCCCTTTTCAAAACAAAAAGCAAAAGCCACTTTAAAAACTCTCACCGATGGTTCCAATGATACCTTGCGCATTCGTTTATTACTCGGAGAACGTGGTGAATTTCATGGAGAAACATTCTCATTTTTTAAACAAAAAAAAAGACCCACCATTCGACTAGGTCTTGCTAGTCGCCCAATCGATTCAAAAAATCTATTTTTGTACCACAAAACAACGAACCGTTCGTTTTATCATGAGATGTTAGAAGACTGCAAAACCAAATCCATTGATGATTGTATTCTGTTTGATCAGGAAAACCGAATTCTAGAAACCAATCTTCGCAATCTTTTCTTGAGAAAGGGCAAGGATTGGTTTACCCCCTCACTCGAAACAGGAGGTCTTCCTGGTGTGTTTCGAGAAGCAATCATCAGAAAGGGATGGGTAAAAGAAACCGTTCTTTACAAATCAGACTTAGAAAAAGCGGATGAAATCCTCGTTGGAAATTCCCTACGCGGTTTTGAAAGAGTAGATCTGGTTCTTTAA
- a CDS encoding lipoyl domain-containing protein, translating to MKEFLLKTPDLGDTEKIELVRWLRSVGDSVSKGDEMIELVTDKAAFPVESPYSGTLKKIIKEEGSVVKKGDILGIMDINE from the coding sequence ATGAAAGAATTCCTTTTAAAAACTCCAGATTTGGGTGATACAGAAAAGATCGAATTGGTTCGTTGGCTCCGGAGTGTTGGTGATTCCGTGTCAAAAGGGGACGAAATGATCGAACTCGTCACCGACAAAGCGGCCTTTCCTGTAGAATCACCCTATTCTGGGACCTTAAAAAAAATCATAAAGGAAGAAGGATCGGTAGTGAAAAAAGGAGATATCCTCGGAATCATGGATATTAACGAATGA
- the xerD gene encoding site-specific tyrosine recombinase XerD — MGSKLPVSQNQLLQTFQEYLSVEKGLSDNSIYSYGYDLNKFAIFLEKEHINFLEVKANDIMRFLEEERERKISAKTLAREVVAIRQFYKYLRDEKRLDSNPTEKIETPEVARTIPDYLTQTEIDELFRNIKEDNLYELRDKCIFELLYSSGLRISEACNLKMTDIDMENMTITVEGKGGRQRLVPFGEKSLEILKKYLTESRTEILKKRTCEFVFVSKKGSYINRKSVWRLLNHYIKRTKIKKKVTPHTLRHSFATHLLENHADLKSVQELLGHIDISTTQIYTHMANKTLKEVHKKFHPRG; from the coding sequence ATGGGTTCCAAATTGCCAGTTTCTCAAAATCAGCTTTTACAAACATTCCAAGAGTACCTGTCCGTAGAAAAAGGACTGAGCGATAATTCGATTTATTCCTACGGATACGATCTCAATAAGTTTGCGATCTTCTTGGAAAAAGAACATATCAACTTCTTAGAAGTAAAAGCAAACGACATTATGCGTTTTCTAGAAGAAGAAAGAGAACGAAAAATCTCCGCAAAAACACTGGCTCGCGAAGTGGTGGCAATCAGACAGTTTTACAAGTATCTCCGCGATGAAAAAAGATTGGATTCCAATCCAACTGAAAAAATTGAAACTCCTGAAGTTGCAAGAACAATCCCAGATTATTTAACTCAAACCGAAATTGATGAACTTTTTCGAAATATCAAAGAGGACAATTTGTACGAACTTCGTGACAAATGTATCTTTGAACTTTTATATTCTTCCGGGTTGCGGATTTCGGAAGCATGTAACTTAAAAATGACCGATATCGATATGGAAAACATGACGATCACTGTAGAAGGAAAAGGGGGACGCCAACGTCTCGTTCCTTTCGGTGAAAAGTCTTTGGAAATTTTGAAAAAGTATCTGACGGAAAGTCGTACAGAAATTTTGAAAAAAAGAACTTGTGAATTTGTGTTTGTTTCTAAAAAAGGTTCGTATATCAACCGTAAGTCGGTTTGGAGACTTTTGAATCATTATATCAAACGCACAAAAATAAAGAAAAAAGTAACACCACACACTCTTCGCCACTCTTTTGCTACCCACCTTCTTGAGAACCATGCAGATCTCAAATCGGTTCAGGAACTTTTGGGTCATATCGATATTTCTACGACTCAAATTTACACTCATATGGCAAATAAAACTCTGAAGGAAGTTCATAAGAAATTCCATCCGAGAGGATAA
- the hslV gene encoding ATP-dependent protease subunit HslV: METIHATTILSVRKNGKIAVGGDGQVSMGNTVMKHTAKKVRRLYNGKVIAGFAGSAADAFTLFELFEKKLIEHGGSVSRAAVELAREWRMDRMLRRLEALLIVCDANESFLISGTGDVISPDDGVLAIGSGGNFALSAARALVQNTDMDPKDIITKAMQITADICIYTNHNLVIEEL; this comes from the coding sequence ATGGAAACAATTCATGCGACGACCATCCTTTCTGTTCGAAAAAACGGTAAAATTGCCGTAGGGGGAGACGGTCAGGTATCCATGGGAAATACCGTGATGAAACATACTGCCAAAAAAGTCCGAAGACTTTACAACGGTAAGGTGATTGCGGGATTTGCAGGAAGTGCTGCCGATGCTTTTACTCTTTTTGAACTTTTTGAAAAAAAATTAATCGAACATGGTGGATCTGTCTCTCGTGCCGCTGTGGAGCTTGCTCGTGAGTGGAGGATGGACCGGATGCTTCGAAGGTTGGAAGCACTACTCATTGTTTGTGATGCCAATGAATCTTTTTTAATTTCAGGAACAGGAGATGTCATTTCACCCGATGATGGAGTGCTTGCCATTGGCTCTGGCGGAAATTTTGCTCTCTCGGCAGCTCGTGCTCTTGTTCAAAACACGGATATGGATCCAAAAGACATCATTACAAAAGCAATGCAGATCACTGCTGATATTTGTATATACACAAACCATAATTTGGTGATTGAGGAATTATAA
- the trxB gene encoding thioredoxin-disulfide reductase codes for MNHKVVIIGSGPAGHTAAIYAARANLNPVMYEGFMAGGVAAGGQLTTTTEVENFPGFPEGIDGTKLTQLFREQSVKYGTTIHTQTITKVDFSKRPFTIWSDDEEIKAESVIIATGATAKRMHVPGEETFWQRGISACAVCDGALPIYRNKALAVVGGGDSAVEEANHLTKFASKVYLVVRRDQLRASQIMQKRALEHPKIEILWNQTVVEAKGGTGGLTSIVLESTKDKSRKDLEVGGLFYAIGHVPNTEVFKGQLNLDETGYILTKPGTTQTNVEGVFAAGDVQDKVFRQAITAAGSGCMAALEAERWLEGH; via the coding sequence ATGAACCATAAAGTTGTCATCATCGGATCCGGTCCCGCAGGACATACAGCAGCCATTTACGCGGCTAGAGCCAATCTAAACCCGGTGATGTATGAAGGATTTATGGCCGGAGGAGTCGCAGCCGGTGGACAGCTCACTACCACGACAGAGGTAGAAAACTTTCCTGGTTTCCCAGAAGGAATTGATGGAACCAAACTCACCCAACTGTTCCGCGAACAGTCCGTAAAATACGGAACCACCATCCACACCCAAACCATCACCAAAGTGGATTTTTCTAAACGCCCTTTTACCATCTGGTCAGACGATGAAGAAATCAAAGCAGAGTCTGTGATCATCGCCACAGGAGCAACAGCCAAGAGAATGCATGTTCCTGGAGAAGAAACTTTTTGGCAACGTGGGATTTCTGCCTGTGCCGTTTGTGATGGTGCCTTGCCGATCTACAGAAACAAAGCTCTTGCAGTGGTGGGCGGCGGTGACTCCGCAGTGGAAGAAGCAAACCACCTCACTAAGTTTGCATCCAAAGTATATTTAGTTGTGCGTCGGGACCAACTCCGTGCTTCTCAAATCATGCAAAAACGTGCCTTGGAACACCCAAAAATTGAAATCCTTTGGAACCAAACCGTAGTTGAAGCCAAAGGCGGAACTGGTGGACTTACTTCTATCGTTCTCGAAAGCACAAAAGACAAATCCAGAAAGGATTTAGAAGTGGGTGGTCTTTTTTATGCGATTGGACATGTGCCCAATACAGAAGTTTTTAAAGGCCAATTGAATTTGGATGAAACAGGTTATATCCTCACAAAACCAGGAACTACACAAACCAATGTGGAAGGTGTTTTTGCCGCCGGTGATGTACAGGACAAAGTGTTCCGCCAAGCCATTACCGCAGCAGGAAGCGGTTGTATGGCGGCACTCGAAGCAGAACGTTGGTTAGAAGGTCACTAA
- the ilvN gene encoding acetolactate synthase small subunit, which translates to MKHTLSILVNNHPGVMSHVSGLFTRRGYNIDSIAVGVTDNVDVSSMTIVLNGDDFIVGQVKNQLLKLPDVLKVQDMAYASSVQRELVLISFSITEVNRSEALTICNGFDVKILEMTEDSLLIEFSGNSRQVSNIISVLKPFGIREISRTGQIAIAYRNQNSV; encoded by the coding sequence ATGAAACACACTCTAAGTATTTTAGTAAATAATCATCCTGGGGTCATGAGCCATGTTTCTGGACTTTTTACCCGTCGTGGATACAATATTGATTCCATTGCTGTTGGTGTGACGGACAATGTGGATGTTTCATCAATGACAATTGTTTTGAATGGGGATGATTTTATTGTTGGTCAGGTAAAAAACCAACTCCTCAAATTACCCGATGTTCTGAAAGTCCAAGATATGGCTTATGCCAGTTCCGTACAAAGAGAACTGGTTCTCATTTCATTTTCTATTACGGAAGTCAATCGAAGTGAAGCACTTACCATTTGTAATGGATTTGATGTCAAAATTTTAGAAATGACCGAAGACTCACTTCTCATTGAATTCTCTGGAAATTCTAGACAGGTAAGCAATATCATTTCTGTACTCAAACCTTTTGGAATTCGGGAGATTTCGCGCACTGGCCAAATTGCCATTGCTTATCGAAACCAAAACTCTGTGTAG
- a CDS encoding ATP-binding protein, whose protein sequence is MSNQKKPTDYGKVVRIQIPSNPRFVSHTRNYFFNLCLEHGFSLFDSMDLKLVIGEAIVNIIRHAYSGNTGKPIFIEFQFDKDRVEIRLRDYGKKVEPGELRSFDLSDYREHGIGLFMIKELTDYYFLDQSFEVGNQMVLIKRK, encoded by the coding sequence ATGTCGAACCAAAAGAAACCTACGGACTACGGAAAAGTAGTCCGTATCCAAATCCCCTCCAACCCCCGTTTTGTTTCTCATACACGTAATTATTTTTTTAACCTTTGTTTAGAACATGGATTTTCTCTTTTTGATTCCATGGATTTAAAACTGGTGATTGGGGAAGCCATTGTCAATATCATCCGCCATGCCTATTCTGGAAACACTGGAAAACCCATTTTTATAGAATTTCAATTTGATAAAGACCGCGTAGAAATTCGGTTGAGAGATTATGGAAAAAAAGTAGAGCCAGGCGAACTTCGTAGTTTTGATCTGAGTGATTACCGTGAACATGGGATTGGACTTTTTATGATCAAAGAACTCACCGACTATTATTTTCTCGACCAATCTTTTGAAGTAGGGAACCAAATGGTTCTAATCAAAAGAAAGTAA
- a CDS encoding tetratricopeptide repeat protein, protein MVHRNSLIFLLTFGLLLVVNCGRKERSLFEEGKKWEMVGEKTKALYYYELSLRENPEYDPVLKRMGLLLAESNQSIATAIFYLEKYHKQKKDDTEVQRELFRLYLTTGYEKEALEILEEIRFQGKKETLEFFETTYLCLTRGFKQKDYLLTLEKSPLAGDPYYAPWVRACETK, encoded by the coding sequence GTGGTTCATAGAAACTCCCTTATTTTTTTACTCACGTTTGGACTATTGTTAGTCGTTAATTGCGGCCGAAAGGAACGGTCCCTTTTCGAAGAGGGAAAAAAATGGGAAATGGTAGGAGAGAAAACCAAAGCCCTCTACTACTACGAACTGTCTCTCCGTGAAAATCCAGAATATGACCCCGTTCTGAAACGAATGGGACTCCTTCTTGCAGAAAGCAATCAGTCCATTGCCACAGCCATTTTTTATTTGGAAAAATATCACAAACAAAAAAAGGACGACACGGAAGTACAACGTGAACTCTTCCGGCTTTATCTTACCACAGGATATGAAAAAGAAGCATTGGAAATTTTGGAAGAAATTCGTTTCCAAGGAAAAAAAGAAACTTTGGAATTTTTCGAAACCACTTACCTTTGCCTCACCAGAGGATTCAAACAAAAGGACTATCTTCTGACTTTAGAAAAAAGCCCTCTTGCAGGGGACCCCTACTATGCGCCGTGGGTCCGGGCTTGTGAAACAAAATAA